A portion of the Candidatus Zixiibacteriota bacterium genome contains these proteins:
- a CDS encoding helix-turn-helix domain-containing protein yields the protein MRLGKTPQKVALRARIVLLVAAGQTHSAIARQLEVSRPTVLLWRDRFEQGGVNGLLRDAPRPGRKKAISE from the coding sequence GTGAGGCTGGGTAAGACGCCGCAGAAAGTGGCCTTGCGGGCGCGGATTGTGCTTCTGGTAGCGGCGGGTCAGACGCACAGTGCGATTGCTCGGCAATTGGAAGTTTCCCGTCCGACGGTCCTGTTGTGGCGGGATCGGTTTGAGCAAGGAGGCGTGAACGGCCTGTTGCGGGATGCGCCGCGACCGGGGCGCAAGAAAGCGATTTCGGAA